In Pseudoxanthomonas sp. SE1, the genomic stretch CACCATGGCGGCGGTGCCCCGATGATGCTGCGTGCCGCGCTCTACGACGCAGAGGCGAAGCAGGGCGGAGAGTGGCCATTGGACACGTCGACCTGCGATTGCTGCACCACGTCGTCCGCGGTGACGGATCGTGGCGTGGTGGTCGTCTACCGCGGGCGGAGTGACGGAGAGATCCGCGACACGCGCATCGTCCGCTTCGATGGCGAGCGCTGGACGCCGCCGCGTGACGTGCATGCGGATGGCTGGCAGATCGCCGGCTGCCCGGTCAACGGGCCAATGGTGGTGGCCGCTGGACGCCGGGTGTGGGTCGCCTGGTACACGGAAGCGGACGGTGTGCCGGAACTGCGCGCCGCGCGCTCGGATGATGCAGGCGATACTTTCGGAACGCCGGTGACGCTGGCGAAGGGAGCGCAGGTATTGGGTCGGCTGGGGTTGGCGCACGGCGATGGCCACTTGCTGGCCAGCTGGCTGGAACAGTCGCCCGACGAACGCCAGCACCTGGTGCTCGGCCGTTACGACGAGGCATGGGGCGGCGCGCAACGCGTCGAAGTCGCCGCCCTGTCCGCACGCGGCCGTGCCAGCGGAATCCCCCGATTGCAATGGCACGGCGATGCCGCATGGCTGGCGTGGACCGACGTGGCCGCCGAGGCGTCGCGACTGCAGGGCGCGCGCGTGGTGTTCCGCTGATCCGCACGGGTGCGACACTTCGTCGCATCTGCCCGCTGCGCAACTGACCGCTTAGAATCGCGCCGTGATCCGCTCGTCCGCCTTCCTCCGACCGATGCTGCACCTGGCCCTGCTGGCGGCGTTGCTGATGGCGTCCGCGCCGTCGGTCACGCGTTGGGTGGCCAGCGCCGGCACGCAGGTGCTGGCCGGCTGGACCGAACTGTGCACCACGGATGGCATCAAGTGGGTCGACACCCGCGCGGAATCCCCGGTCGAGAAATCGCCGTCGCCTGCCGGCATGCCGATGGGCGGCGATTGCGCGTACTGCACGTTGGCCGCCGCGCTGCCGTTGCTGCTGCTCTGCATCGCGTTGGTGTTCCCACGTCTTTCGGGGCACGTCATCGCACGCGCCGTGGCGCTTCCATACCCCGGGCGGCTGCGCCTGCGCGGCCTCGGCGGACAAGGGCCGCCCCTCCTGCTCTGAACCACAAGACCTTCCGTTGATCGTGCGGCCCGCGCGCCGCGTCCTTGTGCTTTGGAGTTTCCATGTCCCTGTTTGCCTGCGTGGCGCCGCGTGCGTCACGCCTGTCCGTGGCTGTCGCCGCGACCCTCTCGATGTCCTTGTCCGCCCATGCAGCCGACAGCGTCGCGCTGCCCGATGGTTCCCGCGCCACCCAACTCGATACGGTCGAAGTCAAAGGTCACAAGACCGACCTCGAACAGGCCGCCGGCACCGGCACGCGCCTCTCACTCAGCGTCATGGAAACGCCGGCTTCCGTCACGGTGCTCGACCGCGACACGCTGGATGCCCGCGGCGTACGCACCACGCAGGAGGCTCTGGCCGGTATCCCGGGTCTGACCGTGGCCTCGCCGCCCGGCAACGGCAATGCGGTGACCTACCGCGGCTTTTCCGGCAGCCAGATCACCCAGCTGTTCAACGGCATCGACGTGCAGTACGCCAGCATCGCCGCGCGTCCGGTCGATGCGTGGCAGTACGAGCGGGTGGAAGCGATCGGCGGTCCGTCGAGTTTTCTCTACGGTGCCGGTGCGGTCGGCGGCACGATCAACTACGTCACGCGGTTGCCGCGACTGGATCGCGACGAAGCCGCGGTGCAGGCGTCATGGGGCTCAGTCCGCGACGGCACGTTGGCGATGGGCGCCAACCTGCGCATCGGTGGCGATGAGGGGCGCCAGGCCGTCCGCCTGGATGCCAGTACGCGCGATGGCGAGAGCTGGATCGATGGCCAGGAACGCGAAGCGTCGACGCTGGCCGCGTCGTGGCTGGTGCAATGGGCGCCCACGGTGCGCCACACGCTGGCCGTCGAGTACCAGCAGGAAGACAGCCATCGTCCCTACTGGGGCACGCCCGTGCGCCAGCCGGCGACCGGTCGACTTTCGGTACTGCCGCAGACCATCGGCCGCAATTACAACGTCGCGGATGGCTACTACGGGCAGGAGGTATTGTGGGTCAGGTCGCTGCTGGAGTGGACGCCCGGCGAGCACGACACCGTGCGCAACACGGTCTACCACTACGACGCACTGCGCGATTACCGCAACGTCGAGAGCTACCGCCTGACCGCCGGCAATGACGGCGTGATCCGCTCCGGCACGCTGCTGCAGCGTCACGACCAGCAGGTCTACGGCAACCGGCTAGAGTGGACCCACGAGGGCGAGCTGTTCGGCCTGCCGTCGCAATGGGCCACCGGCCTGGACATCAGCTACAACCGACAGACGCGGTTTCCGTTGTCGCTGTCGTCCACGGTGGATACCGTGCCGCTCGACGCGGTGACGCCAGGGCGCTTCCTGGATGTACCCGGTACGGCGATCGTCTACACGCCCGACCGTACCAACCGGTTGCATACGCAGGCGGTGTACGTGGAAAGCATGACCGAACTGGTCCCGTCGCTGTCGTTGCTGACCGGCCTGCGCCACGACCGCATCGTGCTGGACGTGGTGAACCATCGTGCGGTCACCGCCACCAACCCGGCGCGCTTCGATCGCGAATACACGCCCATCACGGGCCGCGCCGCGCTGAACTGGGCCATCACCCCGCAGGCAAGCGTCTACGTGCAGTACAGCACCGCGGCCGATCCGCCGGCCGGCATCCTCAGCACAGCCAATTTCGCCACGCTGCGCGACTTCGACCTGACCACGGGACGGCAGGGCGAGATCGGTGCCAAGTTCCAGTCACGGGATGCACGCCACTTCGCCACGCTGGCCGCGTACCGCATCGTGCGGCGGAACCTCGCCATCACCGATCCCGCAAATCCGGGGCAGACGCTGCCGATAGGCCAGCAGTCTTCGCGCGGCGTGGAAGCGACCTTCGGTTGGCGCCCTCTGGAGGCGCTGAAGGTGGAGGGCAACCTGGCGTGGGTGGACGCCACGCTCGATGACTTCCATGAGAACGTCGGTGGCGTGCCGGTTTCCCGCGCCGGCAACCGGCCCACCAATACGCCGTCGCGCGTGGGCAACCTGTGGGTGGACTACACGTTCGGACCGCGCTGGTCCGCCGGCGTCGACGCCCGGGGCGTGTCCTCGCGCTACGCCAACGCCGCCAACACCCTGTCGACGGCGGGTTACGCCACCTGGGGCGCGCACGTGGGCTTCAAGTGGAACGCCAGCACGGAGCTGACCCTGCGTGGCCGCAACCTCGGCGACCGCACGCACGTGGTGTACGCGCTGGGCAGCACGATGGCCTATCTCGGCGATCCGCGCAGCTGGGAAGTCGTGCTGCGCAAGACGTTCTGAGTGCGGCGCGCAGGAGATTCCCATGGGCACGATCTTCTTCCTCGGTGTCGGCTCCTGGCTGATCGCGTGGGCATCCGCGCTCGGCCTTCAGTGGCTCGCGCGGGCGGCGGCGACCGCACGTCCGCTGGCGTTGTTCGACACCCCTGCATCCGCATCCGATAGGGAGACCACGACATGAAGCTTCCTCTTGCCAGCCTGCTGGCCCTGCTGCTGGCGGCATGCCAGCCCACACCGCAAACCGCTGCCGGTGACGACGGACATGCCAGCGGCATCGCCGTGGCATCACCCTGGTTGCGCGAGACGCCGCCCGGTGCGCCTGTCGCGGGCGGCTTCCTCACCTTGCAGAATCCATCGTCGGACGACGACAGGCTGCTGGCGGTCGAAAGCGCATTGGCGCAGCGGGTGGAGATCCACGTGATGCGTGACGAGGGTGGCGTGGCTCGCATGCGCGAACTGGCCGACGGCCTGCCGCTGCCTGCCGGTGCCACGGTCCAGCTGCAGCCGGGTGGTCACCACCTGATGTTCATGCAGCCGCAACGTCCGCTGCAGGCGGGCGAACAGGTGGACGCCACGTTGGTCTTCGATCATGCCGGACGCGTCCCCGTCACGTTCGAGGTCCGGCCGCTCGGTGCGTCGGGCGCAGTGCCGCATCACTGACGCCCGCCGAGGCTCGGGTGTCTAGCGGAATTGCCGGACAACGGACGTCGCGCGCGATCTTCGCATCGGCGTCCGCCTTTCTGGATAGGATGACGGCCACCTCATCGTCGAAGGGTGCGCGGCATGCGCGGTCTCGATTTCAGTTCGTGGCAGGGCCTGCTGACCACGCTCGCGGGGCTGGCGCTGATCACGGTGATCGGCGTCGGCATCCGCCTGCTGGTGATGCAGACGGTGCAGGAGCGGCGTGCGCGCGAGAACCGCCAGATCAACGAGCGCCTGCGCACGCTGATCGCGGCCTACAAGGTGCTGGGTGGTTCTTTCACCGGCGCACTGGATGTCGACCCCCGACACCTGCGCGACCTGCGTGTGCAGGCAAGGGAGGCCGGCGCCGACACCTTCGACGAGGGCAACGAGCGGCCCCGGCGCATCCGCGACGCGGTCGAGGCCGCCCTGTCGGACATCATCCTGCTGGGCACCGATGAGCAGGTGAAGCTGGCCGCGCAGGCGGCGACGGACCTGGCAGCAGGCCGTCCCATCCGCACCGACGCACTGGTGGTGTCGCTGCGTGACTTCATCCGCAGCGTGCTGGACCTGGAACCGATCCCGTCGTCGCTGGCGATTCCCCGCCAGGGACCGGCGCGACCGGTGGCGTCCAAAGGCAAGGGCGATGGCGCAAAAGGCGAGGGGCGCCTGGGCGGTGGCGGTGGTGCGGGCGGCGCCGGAGTGGGAGGCGCCGCAGGCGTGGGCGTCGGGGCGACGGTCGACCCGGACCGCGATCCCGCGCGCTGACGCTTACTCGTCGATCCAGCGCCGTTCCGGCCCCGGTCGCTTGGCCAGCTTGCGCTGCAGCGAGCGCCGGTGCATGCCCAGCAGGCGTGCGGCGGCGGAGATGTTGCCTTCGGTTTCGGCCAGCGCCTGCTGGATGTGTTCCCACTCCAGCCGGCTGAGCGGGGTCATGGTGTCGTCGGTGGCGCCGGCGTCATCCGCAGCGGCGGGCGCTTCCAGCCCAAGTGCACGCAGGATGGTCGGCACCGTCGCCGGTTTGGGCAGGTAATCGTCCGCGCCGCGCTTGATCGATTCCACCGCCGTGGCGACGCTGGCGTAGCCGGTGACCAGCAGGATCTGCATGTCGGCGCGCAGCGCACGCAATGGCTCGATCAGGGCCAGGCCGGAATCGCTGCCGAGCTTCAGGTCGACCAGGGCGAAGTCGGGCTGATACTCGCGTGCCCGCGCAATCGCGCTGGCGGCATCCAGCGCGATTTCGGTCTCGATGCCCTTGCGCGCCAAGCTGCGCTGCAGCGTGCGTGCGTAAAGTTCGTCGTCGTCGACCAGCAGGCCTTTCATCGGATGCCTCTCATCAGGGAGTTTCGTCATTGGCCGTCACCGGCAGGCGGAACTGCACCTGCACGCCCTTCGGCGGCACCGCGCGCATGGTCATGCGCCCACCCAGCCGTTCGATGGTGGCATGCGACAGGGCCAGGCCCACGCCCATGCCTTCGGGCTTGCTGGTGCGGAAGAGCTGTTCGGACTGGAATGGCAGCGCTTCGTGGAAACCGTTGCCGTAGTCGCGCACGGTGCCGACCAGTTCGTCGCCCTCGCAGCGCAGGTCCAGATCCACGCGCTGCGAACCCGCCTGGCGGCTGGCGTCGGCGGCATTGTTCAGCAGCGCCTGCAGCAGGTGCCCGGTGGAGGCGTCGGTCGCCAGCCATGGCGGCAGCGCGCCGGTGCGCTGCAGTTCCACCGTGGGGCGGACCAGTTGCCAGCGCTGCGCGACCTCGTCCAGGTCGACGCGCTGGCGTACGCCCATGTCGGCCGAGGCCGCGAGCGCGCGCACGCGGTCGCGGCACAGGTCGATCAGCTGGCGCATGGTGCCGGCGTCTTCGCGGATGTCGGGTTCGGATGCGTGTTCGCGGATGTCTTCCGTCAGCAACGTCATGGTCGCCAGCGGGGTGTTGAGTTCGTGCGCGACCGCCGCCGCGTGCGTGGCCAGCGCCACGATGCCCTCGTTTCGCGCGAAGCGCTCGCGCAGGCGGGCCAGCTCCTGTTCGCGCAGGCGCAGCGCGGCCACCAGCCGCGTGGAGAAGTACAGCACTACGCCGGCCGACAGCACGAAGTTCACCGCCATGCCCCACAGGTGCACATTGAAGCTGTTGCCATGCAGGTGCGGCAGGGGACGTCCCAGCACCGCCGTCAGGATGTAGCCGAGCAGGCAGGCCACCCCAGTGGCCAGTACCCAGCGCAGCGGCAGGGCCAGCGCGGAGACGGCGATCAGCAGCAGGAACATCGAGCTGAACGGGTTGCCGATGCCGCCGCTCCAGGCGACGAGCCAGGACAGCACCGCCACGTCCACCAGCATGTGGGCGAAGGCCTCGGCCGGCGTCTCCTCGCCGGGGCGATGGCTGCGCCACGTGGCGTAGACGTTGAACAGCGCAAGCGCGCCGATGCCGCCCCACAACGGCCAGCGGGGCAGGGCGATGCCGAGCGGGCCCAGCGCCACCAGTACCGTCACCGCCTGGCCCACGATCGCCACCCAGCGCAGGTTGCACAGGGTGCGCAGGAACGAGGGCGTGGTGATGAAGAGGGTATTCGGCATGGCGACATGCTAGTGCAAGCGGGTCCGGGCAGCCTGCGGCATGGCGTCGCAGGCGGGCCGGGCGCCCACGCTACAATGCCCGCATGCACGACGCCGTCACCCGCCCCACGCCCCCCACCGACGCCGCGCCCTGGCCGCGCCGCATCACCCAGGCTGTCCAGATCGGCAACGCCACCGTCGGCGGCGGCCGCCCGGTGGTGGTGCAGTCGATGACCAATACCGACACCGCCGACATCGCCGGAAGCGTGAAACAGGTGGCCGAACTCTGGCGCGCCGGCTCGGAGATGGTCCGTTTGACCGTCAACAATCCCGAGTCCGCCGCCGCCATCCCGCGCATCCGCGACAAGCTGGAGATGATGGGCGTGTCGGTGCCGCTGATCGGCGACTTCCACTACAACGGCCACCAGCTGCTGGCAGGCGAACCGGCCTGTGCCGAAGCGCTGGCGAAGTACCGCATCAACCCCGGCAACGTCGGCTTCGGCAAGAAGCGCGACACCCAGTTCGCGCAGCTGATCGAGTTCGCGATCCGTTACGGCAAGCCGGTGCGCATCGGCGCCAACTGGGGCTCGCTGGACCAGGCGCTGGCCGCGCAGCTGATGGACGAGAACCATGCGCGCGAGGTGCCGTGGGACGCCGGCCGCGTGCTGCGCGAGGCGCTGATCCGCTCGGCGGTGGATTCGGCCGAACGTGCCGTCGAGATCGGCCTGCCGCGCGACCGCATCGTGCTGTCGGCCAAGGTCAGCGGGGTGCAGGAACTGATCGCCGTCTACCGCGACATGGCGTCCCGCACGGACTTCGCCCTGCACCTGGGCCTGACCGAGGCCGGTATCGGCAGCAAGGGCATCGTCGCTTCGAGCGCCGCGCTGGCGGTGCTGCTGCAGGAAGGCATCGGCGACACCATCCGTATTTCGCTGACGCCCGAGCCCGGCCAGTCGCGTACACAGGAAGTCATCGTCGCGCAGGAGCTGCTGCAGACCACCGGCCTGCGCGCATTCACGCCGATGGTCACCGCGTGCCCCGGCTGCGGCCGCACCACCTCCGAATTCTTCCAGGAGCTGGCGAAGGTGGTGCAGGAGCACGTGCGCGGCAAGATGCCGGAATGGAAGGTCACCCATCCCGGCGCCGAGAACATGACGCTGGCGGTGATGGGCTGCGTGGTCAACGGCCCGGGCGAATCGCGCCACGCCAACATCGGCATCTCGCTGCCGGGCACGGGCGAGGCGCCGGCGGCGCCGGTATTCGTCGATGGCGAGAAGAAGATCACCCTGCGCGGCGAGAACATCGCGCACGAGTTCGTCGCGCTGATCGACGACTACGTCGAGGCCAAGTACGCGCGTGCTGCCGGCTGACACGCTGGCCAACGGCCGGCGCTTCATCGCCGGCCTGTTCCGCGAACACGGCGGGCGCCTGGTCCTGCTGTTCCTCTGCCTGCTGGCGCCGTTGTGGCTGTTCGTCGAACTGGCCGACGAAATCCACGAGCTGGAAGACTTCTACTTCGACGATGCGCTGCTCTTGCAGGCACATGCGCTTTCCGGCCCCAGCCTTGACCGGTTCTTCATGGTGCTGTCGGCGCTCGGCTACCAGTGGGGCGTGGTCCCGGCCGACATCGCGCTGACGCTGGGCCTGCTGGTCGCACGCCGCTGGCGCGAAGCGACTTTCGCCGGCGTGTCGCTGGGCGGGTCCGCGCTGTTGAACATGGCGACCAAGCAGTTCTTCCAGCGCGATAGGCCGGCGCTGTGGGAATCCATCGCGCCCGAGCACACCTTCAGTTTCCCCAGTGGCCACGCGATGGGCTCGGCGACCCTGGCGATGGTGGTCCTGCTGCTGTGCTGGCATACCCGCTTCCGTTGGCCGGTCGTCGTGCTTGCCGCGCTGTTCGCGCTGGCCGTCGGCGCCTCGCGCATCTATTTGGGCGTGCACTACCCATCCGACATCCTCGGCGGCTGGGCCGCCGGCGTCGCCTGGGTCTCGGGCGTCTACCTGGTGCTGTACCGCATCCGTGAGCGGCCGTGGCAGGTCAGATGAGGCGTCTGCTCTCCTGTAGGAGCGACGTAAGTCGCGACCGCACGAATTGAACATTCCGGTGCGTAACCGATAGCGCCTTGTTCGTTGGCCTCTCGCCGGAGCAGGCGATGGCACTGCTGTGAGTGACGGCGTGCGGTCGCGACTTACGTCGCTCCTACAAACAGCCGCGTCCTACGGCGCATACGCCCGCTCGCGCTCCTCCTGCAGTCGCTGCCGCAGGTACTGGTCGCGGGTGAGGCCAGCGGGGATGGTCGACATCGCCGCGACCTCGGCCACGACCTGTGCTTCGCGCGCCTTGTAGGACTGGAAGCGGGGGTCATTGCGTTGCTGCGCGGCGAAGGCGGCCATGCGCTGGTCGGCGTGGGCGCGATAGCGGTCGGCGATGGCCGCGACTTCCTCCGCCTGCCGCGCGGGATCGTCCACGGTCGCCTTGATCAGCGCGGTGCGCAGCAGCACGGCTTCGCCCGCAGACAGGCCGCCCGCTGCTTCGTACTTGTCGATCTGGCGCGTCAGCGCATCGGCGCGTTCGCTGCGTTCCACCGCGCGCAACGACGCGGAACGCGCGAAGAAATCTTTCGCATCGGCCTCGAAGCGCTGGCGCTCGAGATGCTCCTGCGCCTCTGGCGTGGCTTGCAACGACGACAGTGCCGATGAAGAGGCATCGGGCACTTCGGCCTGCGGGCGTCGTGCGTCCGACGGCATGCCCGCGTCATCGCGTTTCCACCACAGCACGGCCGCCACGAAGACCAGGCAAGGCACCAGCAGTATCAGCAGCTTCTTCATGCAGCGTCCCTCGTGCGCCGGGGCCGCCACGGCAGGGCGGCCCCGGACATCGGCCTCAGCCCATCAACTGGTCCACCAGCCAGTACAACAGGTTGAACGGCTTGGCCTTGTCGGCCTTGTCGTCCTGCTCGCTGGCGTCGAGCACCTTGCCCTGGCCGTCGAGCACGCTGTCGATGAAGTGCTTCAGTTCCAGGTTCTGCGCCTGCACGTCGGCGTTCTTGAAGTCGACGATGGTGGTGCAGTGGCTCTCGTTGAGCGCGCGGTACTGCGGGAAGTAGCCGCCGACGTTGTCCAGTCCGTTCAGGCGGTCGCGCAGCCGTGCGGTGTCGACATCCCAGCGTGCGTGGATGCGGGCCTCCTTGGTCGCCTGGTCGGGCGCATTGGCGATGTCGGGATAGAAGCGCTCGTACGAATACGAGGAATAGTTGAGGTCTTTCCAGAAGTGCGTATGGCCGAGTCGGTCGTTCGCATACTTGCTGGAAAGCGCGGGATACAGGCTGCCGAGTTCGTTCAGATCGAATTGCGGCAGGCCGCTGGCGAGGTAGGGCAGTGGGCCGTTGGGCTGGTCCAGGCCCCAGGCGCTGCGGATCAGCGCCATCAACGGTTGCGAGGGGTAGTCCGCCGGATTGCCGTTCTTCGGCGTGGGGAAGATCGGGCCGGAGTCGTCGATCAGGAAACTGCGCGTGGGAGCCATGTCGCGACGCAGCGGGTGGTAGCTGGTCAGGCTGCCCGCACCGCCGGCGCTGCAGCCGGTGGACAGCATCTGCGTGGGCCTGGGCAGGTTGTCCTTCAACCAGCCCGCCACCGCGCGCACGTTGCGCACG encodes the following:
- a CDS encoding sialidase family protein, giving the protein MRLSRWSRPVLPMLVAALAGCSPAEAPAPAAANRSPSVEARSLPSPAGAAQPDLVSAPDGQLLLSWLEPTGDAGHRLRFSRLSTQTGDWEAPRTIAEGRTWFVNWADTPHVHALADGSLWAHWLRSTGPSRMDYGIDLVRSGDGGATWSAPQLVHPSGTPGDHGFVTFWPQAHDRLGIAWLDSRQKAVDGAHAHHDDGHHGGGAPMMLRAALYDAEAKQGGEWPLDTSTCDCCTTSSAVTDRGVVVVYRGRSDGEIRDTRIVRFDGERWTPPRDVHADGWQIAGCPVNGPMVVAAGRRVWVAWYTEADGVPELRAARSDDAGDTFGTPVTLAKGAQVLGRLGLAHGDGHLLASWLEQSPDERQHLVLGRYDEAWGGAQRVEVAALSARGRASGIPRLQWHGDAAWLAWTDVAAEASRLQGARVVFR
- a CDS encoding DUF2946 family protein: MIRSSAFLRPMLHLALLAALLMASAPSVTRWVASAGTQVLAGWTELCTTDGIKWVDTRAESPVEKSPSPAGMPMGGDCAYCTLAAALPLLLLCIALVFPRLSGHVIARAVALPYPGRLRLRGLGGQGPPLLL
- a CDS encoding TonB-dependent receptor, producing the protein MSLFACVAPRASRLSVAVAATLSMSLSAHAADSVALPDGSRATQLDTVEVKGHKTDLEQAAGTGTRLSLSVMETPASVTVLDRDTLDARGVRTTQEALAGIPGLTVASPPGNGNAVTYRGFSGSQITQLFNGIDVQYASIAARPVDAWQYERVEAIGGPSSFLYGAGAVGGTINYVTRLPRLDRDEAAVQASWGSVRDGTLAMGANLRIGGDEGRQAVRLDASTRDGESWIDGQEREASTLAASWLVQWAPTVRHTLAVEYQQEDSHRPYWGTPVRQPATGRLSVLPQTIGRNYNVADGYYGQEVLWVRSLLEWTPGEHDTVRNTVYHYDALRDYRNVESYRLTAGNDGVIRSGTLLQRHDQQVYGNRLEWTHEGELFGLPSQWATGLDISYNRQTRFPLSLSSTVDTVPLDAVTPGRFLDVPGTAIVYTPDRTNRLHTQAVYVESMTELVPSLSLLTGLRHDRIVLDVVNHRAVTATNPARFDREYTPITGRAALNWAITPQASVYVQYSTAADPPAGILSTANFATLRDFDLTTGRQGEIGAKFQSRDARHFATLAAYRIVRRNLAITDPANPGQTLPIGQQSSRGVEATFGWRPLEALKVEGNLAWVDATLDDFHENVGGVPVSRAGNRPTNTPSRVGNLWVDYTFGPRWSAGVDARGVSSRYANAANTLSTAGYATWGAHVGFKWNASTELTLRGRNLGDRTHVVYALGSTMAYLGDPRSWEVVLRKTF
- a CDS encoding copper chaperone PCu(A)C; protein product: MKLPLASLLALLLAACQPTPQTAAGDDGHASGIAVASPWLRETPPGAPVAGGFLTLQNPSSDDDRLLAVESALAQRVEIHVMRDEGGVARMRELADGLPLPAGATVQLQPGGHHLMFMQPQRPLQAGEQVDATLVFDHAGRVPVTFEVRPLGASGAVPHH
- a CDS encoding response regulator transcription factor, encoding MKGLLVDDDELYARTLQRSLARKGIETEIALDAASAIARAREYQPDFALVDLKLGSDSGLALIEPLRALRADMQILLVTGYASVATAVESIKRGADDYLPKPATVPTILRALGLEAPAAADDAGATDDTMTPLSRLEWEHIQQALAETEGNISAAARLLGMHRRSLQRKLAKRPGPERRWIDE
- a CDS encoding ATP-binding protein → MPNTLFITTPSFLRTLCNLRWVAIVGQAVTVLVALGPLGIALPRWPLWGGIGALALFNVYATWRSHRPGEETPAEAFAHMLVDVAVLSWLVAWSGGIGNPFSSMFLLLIAVSALALPLRWVLATGVACLLGYILTAVLGRPLPHLHGNSFNVHLWGMAVNFVLSAGVVLYFSTRLVAALRLREQELARLRERFARNEGIVALATHAAAVAHELNTPLATMTLLTEDIREHASEPDIREDAGTMRQLIDLCRDRVRALAASADMGVRQRVDLDEVAQRWQLVRPTVELQRTGALPPWLATDASTGHLLQALLNNAADASRQAGSQRVDLDLRCEGDELVGTVRDYGNGFHEALPFQSEQLFRTSKPEGMGVGLALSHATIERLGGRMTMRAVPPKGVQVQFRLPVTANDETP
- the ispG gene encoding flavodoxin-dependent (E)-4-hydroxy-3-methylbut-2-enyl-diphosphate synthase, encoding MHDAVTRPTPPTDAAPWPRRITQAVQIGNATVGGGRPVVVQSMTNTDTADIAGSVKQVAELWRAGSEMVRLTVNNPESAAAIPRIRDKLEMMGVSVPLIGDFHYNGHQLLAGEPACAEALAKYRINPGNVGFGKKRDTQFAQLIEFAIRYGKPVRIGANWGSLDQALAAQLMDENHAREVPWDAGRVLREALIRSAVDSAERAVEIGLPRDRIVLSAKVSGVQELIAVYRDMASRTDFALHLGLTEAGIGSKGIVASSAALAVLLQEGIGDTIRISLTPEPGQSRTQEVIVAQELLQTTGLRAFTPMVTACPGCGRTTSEFFQELAKVVQEHVRGKMPEWKVTHPGAENMTLAVMGCVVNGPGESRHANIGISLPGTGEAPAAPVFVDGEKKITLRGENIAHEFVALIDDYVEAKYARAAG
- a CDS encoding phosphatase PAP2 family protein → MANGRRFIAGLFREHGGRLVLLFLCLLAPLWLFVELADEIHELEDFYFDDALLLQAHALSGPSLDRFFMVLSALGYQWGVVPADIALTLGLLVARRWREATFAGVSLGGSALLNMATKQFFQRDRPALWESIAPEHTFSFPSGHAMGSATLAMVVLLLCWHTRFRWPVVVLAALFALAVGASRIYLGVHYPSDILGGWAAGVAWVSGVYLVLYRIRERPWQVR
- a CDS encoding pectin acetylesterase-family hydrolase codes for the protein MVAPVRPARLPLVLAAASFTLLVAAPLKAEQGDYSFWQTLVNLVSPPKADNKVTAAQRTGTYPLLANPSGFNDGFQPGRYDAWQTIQLAPQTGAVCGDGSPFKFFVNRVADTRNTIIYMEGGGACWDYASCSGQSGIRGARNPNGIPDDYMSLLNPGASLVSPFVTRVSPFDGVKTQGWNMVYVPYCTGDIYSGDRVAVYNDPSGQNTPLVWHHNGVRNVRAVAGWLKDNLPRPTQMLSTGCSAGGAGSLTSYHPLRRDMAPTRSFLIDDSGPIFPTPKNGNPADYPSQPLMALIRSAWGLDQPNGPLPYLASGLPQFDLNELGSLYPALSSKYANDRLGHTHFWKDLNYSSYSYERFYPDIANAPDQATKEARIHARWDVDTARLRDRLNGLDNVGGYFPQYRALNESHCTTIVDFKNADVQAQNLELKHFIDSVLDGQGKVLDASEQDDKADKAKPFNLLYWLVDQLMG